CCTCCCCGTTGCCACCCGACGTCGAGAGGCGGGAGATGTCGACCGCCACACCCAGCGCTCCTGCAGAGCGCGCTGCGCCAATGTCACCAGGCCCCAACCCCCCTTGCGCGTAGACGGGCAACGGGCTGGCCGCTACCAGCTCCTGCAGGCCGTCCCAACCCAGCGGCTGGTCTTCAGGGTGCGAAGCCGTGGGGAGAACCGGTGACACGAGGGCGACGTCGGCACCCACCGCTCTTGCCCGCTCGAGGTCCCGTGCGTTGTGAGCTGACACCGCCCACAGGCGCGTCGGCGGCCGCTCTATCAAGCCGGCCAGCGCGGCGGCGCTGCTGTGCAGCCCGCAGGCACCGGCCTGGCGTGCCTCGAGCGCCGTCCCGGACAGGAGGAGGCGCAGCCCGGTCCCCCGCCTGAGCTGGCGCAGCCGGCGGGTGAGCTGGACGCGCTGAGCCGGCGCGAGCTCCGACGCTCGCACGATCAGGAGCCGCAGGCCGGCGGCAACCAACGACGGGATCCTCGCCAGCAGCTCGTCAGGAGCGCCCGGCGCCCGGTTCACCCGAGCGACCGCCACCAGCTCGGGGAGCGCCAACGTCGCAAAGGCGAGCTCGTTGCTCGGCAGCAAGGGCCCCACCGTCGGGCGGGCGGGGTCCACCCATGCCAGCTGCTGGCCTTCCCTGCCGTTCGGCTCGCCCGACCACCGGCGCACGTGGAACCAGTGCAACCGCACCCGCTTGGCCGGGAAGTCGTGCTCGTAGACCCGCCAGGGCGCGAGTTCGAGGGCGCGTACGCCGACCTCCTCGAGCAGCTCGCGCGCCGCTGCTTGGGCCGCGCTCTCACCCGGATCGACCTGGCCCCCGGGGAGCTCCCAGAAGCCGGCCGCGTCCTTGCCGGCCTTGCGTTCTGCCAGCAACACGCGCCCGTCGGACGCGCGGAGCACGCCGACCGCCACGTCCACCACGGGACGACCCACGAGGGGGAGACGGCGGGAAGGCAGCATCAGTCCGGCCAGACGGGTAGCGGGTACAGCCCAGGAGATCGCCCTGGCGACTGCTTCTTCGCTCGGTCATCACGGTCCACTTGCCCGGTCTCCGTCGGAGGGGCCGAGTCCCCACCGTCATCCCTCGTCGGAGGTTCTTCGGCGACGGGTTCGCCGTCGGGGCCCAGGAGTTCGGTGCTGTCCTCCGTCGCCGCTTTCGTCGACTCCTCGCTCGCGGGGGTGGCAGCGCGGCGCCCCTTTTTGGCGGGGGCCATCTCAACCCGCCTTCACGGTGGCGAGTGCCTCGGCGCGGGCGGCGAACTCCCGTGCTGCCGCGCCGATGCCCGCTCCAGCCGAGCCATACACCGTGACGTTGACGTGTGTCCGGTTGAAGCTCAGATCCGGATAGAGCCCGGTCTCCTTCGACAGGCCCGCGAGCCGGTCGAGGTAGGCTCGTGTCTCAGGGTAGGCGGCGAACTCGAAGCGGCGGTACAGCGACGGTGGTCGCTCGACCTCCGTCCAGCCCTCCGGCCATCGGGATTCCGTGGTCAATCTGGTTCTCCTCGTCCGTGAAGGGGGATCCCGCAACGCCAGCCAGACTGGCGTTGCGGATCCCCGCCCAGCTGGGCGCCTGCGCTCAGCTCGCAGCCCCGGAGTGCCGCGGGGGAGCGAACAGCTCGTCTGGAGGACGCCTACACCGGTGCCACCTGGGTTTCGTGGGCGCCTTCGGGAAGGATCTGCTCCACCTCGCCGTGCGGCCGGGCGATGATGTGCGCGGCGGCCATGCCGTCGCCCACGCGCTCGCACGCATCAGCCCCGGCACGGACTGCGGCGTTGACCGCGCCCGTCTCGCCACGGACCAATACGGTGACGTAGCCGCCGCCGACGAACTGGCGGCCGATCAGCCGCACCTCTGAAGCCTTGGTCATGGCGTCGGCAGCCTCGATCGCCGGGACGAGTCCCCGGGTCTCGATCATGCCAAGGGCAATGCCCATAGTCTCGCTTCTTCCATTGTTGCTGGCCATCTGC
The Egibacteraceae bacterium genome window above contains:
- a CDS encoding Nudix family hydrolase, producing MVDVAVGVLRASDGRVLLAERKAGKDAAGFWELPGGQVDPGESAAQAAARELLEEVGVRALELAPWRVYEHDFPAKRVRLHWFHVRRWSGEPNGREGQQLAWVDPARPTVGPLLPSNELAFATLALPELVAVARVNRAPGAPDELLARIPSLVAAGLRLLIVRASELAPAQRVQLTRRLRQLRRGTGLRLLLSGTALEARQAGACGLHSSAAALAGLIERPPTRLWAVSAHNARDLERARAVGADVALVSPVLPTASHPEDQPLGWDGLQELVAASPLPVYAQGGLGPGDIGAARSAGALGVAVDISRLSTSGGNGEVPQGRARQHLTIE
- a CDS encoding 4a-hydroxytetrahydrobiopterin dehydratase, encoding MTTESRWPEGWTEVERPPSLYRRFEFAAYPETRAYLDRLAGLSKETGLYPDLSFNRTHVNVTVYGSAGAGIGAAAREFAARAEALATVKAG
- a CDS encoding BMC domain-containing protein: MASNNGRSETMGIALGMIETRGLVPAIEAADAMTKASEVRLIGRQFVGGGYVTVLVRGETGAVNAAVRAGADACERVGDGMAAAHIIARPHGEVEQILPEGAHETQVAPV